TGGGCAATGTGGAATCCATGGCCTCGGTGTCGGTCAAGACCCAGGTGGGCGGACTGATCATGGAGCAATACGTTGTCGACGGCCAGGACGTGGCCGAGGGCGACAAGCTGTTTCTCATCGATCCGCGCCCCTTCGAACTGTCCCTGGCCGAGGCTGAGGCCAAGATCGAGCGGGATCGCGCCCTGTTGCAGAATGCCGAGGAGGATCTCGCCCGCTACGCCCGGCTCAAGGAAAAAGACGTCATTTCCAAGGAGTCCTACGACCACACCCTGGCCCAGGCCCGGACCCTGCGCGGCACCATCAAGGTCAGCGAGGCCGAGCGCGACCGGGCCAAGCTCGACCTGGAATACGCCCATGTACGCTCTCCCATCACCGGCCGGGTGGGGGCGATTTTGTTGCACAAGGGCAACGTCATCAAGGCCAACGATGACCGCGTGTTGGTGGTCATCAACCGCATCCGGCCCATCTACGTCTCGTTTTCCGTTCCCGAACGCTATCTGCCCGGGATCATGGCCCGCATGAAGGCCGGGCCGGTCACGGTCACGGCCCAGGCGGACGGGGAGGCGACGACAGAGACCGGGGTGCTTTCGGCCTTAAACAATACCGTGGACACCACCACCGGGGCCATCCGGCTCAAGGCGAGCTTCACCAATGCCGACGCCGCCCTGTGGCCCGGGCAGTTCGTACGGGTGACGATCGCCCTGGACCAGCGCCAGGGCGTGGTGGTGCCGACGCCCGCCGTGCAGGAGGGGCTGCGCGGCCCGTACCTGTATGTGGTCAAGCCCGACAACACCGTGGAACCGCGCGATCTGAAGATTTACGGCATTGTGGGCGGCGAGACCGTGCTCAACGAGGGCGTGGCCGACGGCGAGGTCGTGGTCACGGACGGGCAGTTGCGGTTGACCCCGGGGGCGGCGGTGGAGGCCAAGGGCGGCCCCGGAGCGGCCAAGGAGGCAGGGGCCGGGCCGACCGCCGCCAAGGCCGCTGAGACGCCCGGCAAGGAAGGCTCCAAATGAATCCTTCGGCCCTTTTCATCAACCGCCCGGTGACCACCACCCTGATCATGCTGGGGCTTTTGCTGTTCGGGATCATGGCCTACAACCGGCTGCCCGTCAGCGATCTGCCCAACGTGGATTTTCCCACCATCCAGGTCACGGCCAACCTGGCCGGGGCCAACCCCGAGACCATGGCCTCGGCCGTGGCCACGCCGCTGGAGAAGGAATTCTCCACCATCGCGGGCATCGATTCCATGACCTCGGCCAACAGCCTGGGGTCCAGCAAGATCACCCTGCAATTCTCCCTGGAACGCGACATCGACGCGGCGGCCCAGGACGTGCAGGCGGCCATCACCGCGGCCATGCGCCAACTGCCGTCGGACATGACCACGCCGCCCACCTACCGCAAGGTCAACCCGGCCGATCAGCCCATCCTGTACCTGGCCATTTCCTCGCCCACGCTGAGGCTGTCCGACGTCAACGAATACGCCGAGACCCTGATGGCCCAGCGCATCTCCATGGTCAACGGCGTGGCCCAGGTCATGGTCTACGGGTCGCGCAAATACGCCGTGCGCATCCAGCTCGATCCCGAGGCCCTGGCCTCGCGGCAGATTGGGGTGGACGAGGTGAATTCGGCCATCAAAAGCGGCAACGTGAACCTGCCCGTGGGCACCGTGGCCGGGCCCCAGCGCGAATACACCGTGCATTCCAGCGGCAAGCTCATGAACGCCGAGGCCTACGGACCCCTGGTGGTGGCCTGGCGCAACGGAGCGCCCGTGCGCCTAAACGAGGTGGCCAAGGTCTTCGACAGCGTGGAGCAGCCGCGCCGGGCCAACTGGTACAACTTCACCCCGGCCATGGTCCTGGCCATCCAGCGCCAGCCCGGCACCAATACCGTGGGCGTGGCCCAGGCCGTCAAGGATCTGTTGCCCGAGTTCCGCTCCCAGCTCCCGGCGGCGGTCAACCTGGACATCCTTTTCGACCGTTCGGACTCCATCAAGGATTCCGTGGGCGAGGTGAAGTTCACCCTGATGCTCACCGTGGGCCTGGTCATCATGGTCATCTTCCTGTTCCTGCGAAACCTCACGGCCACGCTCATCCCGAGTCTGGCCCTGCCCATGTCCGTGGTGGGAACCTTTGCGGTCATGTACCAGATGGGATTCAGCCTCAACAACATCTCGCTCATGGCCCTGACCCTGGCCGTGGGGTTTGTGGTGGACGACGCCATCGTCATGCTGGAAAACATCGTGCGCCACATGGAGCAGGGCAAGTCCCCGCTCCAGGCGGCCATGGACGGCTCCAAGGAAATCTTTTTCACCATCGTGTCCATGACCATCTCGCTTGCGGCGGTGTTTTTGCCGGTGTTGTTCATGGGCGGCGTGGTGGGGCGGCTGTTTCACGAGTTCGCGGTGACCATTTCCTCGGCCATCCTGATTTCGGGGTTCGTGTCCCTGACGTTGACCCCCATGCTGTGCAAGCTCATGCTCAAGCCCCACGGCCATGGGCAAAAGCACGGCCGATTCTACCGGCTCATGGAGAGCGTGTTCGAAGGCATGCGCCGCATCTACGAAAAAACCTTGCGGGCCACCATCAATCACAAGCTGCCGGTGCTGCTCTTCTCCTTTCTGCTGGTGGGGGCCTCGGTCTACCTGTTTCGCATCGTCCCCAAGGGCTTCGTGCCCAGCGAAGACAACGGCGGCCTCCAGGCCGTGGTGGAAGGGGAGCAGGGCATCGCCATCGAGGCCATGGTCGGACACCAGAAAAAGCTCATGGACGTGATTTCGAAGGATCCGTCCGTACAGGCCTTCATGTCCGTGGTGGGGGCCGGCGGACCCAACTCCGCCGGCAACACCGGTCGGCTCATGATCCGCCTCAAACCCCGGGACGAGCGCCCGGACCACGCCAACGAGGTCATGCAGCGCCTGCGCGGCAAGCTGTCCCAGGTGCCGGGGGTGCGGGTGTTTCTGCAGAACCCGCCGCCCATCAAGGTGGGAGGCATGGCCACCAAGGGCCAATACCAGCTCACCCTGCAAAGCCCCAACATCGAGGAACTGTACCGCGAGGGCTCGGTCCTGGAGGAGCGGTTGCGCGGGCTGCCCCTGCTTCAGGACGTCAACAGCGACCTGGAGATCAAAAATCCCCAGCTCAACGTGACCATCGACCGGGACAAGGCCTCGTCCCTGGGGATTTCCGCCTATCAGATCGAGGACGCCCTGGCCACGGCCTACGGCAACCGCGAGGTGTCCACCATCTACGCCTCCAACAGCACCTACAAGGTCATGGTGGAGCTTGATCCGAAATATCAGGCCAATCCCGACGCGTTGGCGCTGCTCTACGTGCGCTCCAAGGACGGCAAACTGGTGACCATGGACACCCTGGCCAGTTGGACGGTTGCAGCCGGTCCACTTTCCGTCAACCATTCCGGACAGTTGCCGTCCGTGACCTTGTCGTTTAACCTGCGTCCCGGGGTGTCTTTGGGCGACGCGGTGTCGACGGTGGAGGATGTGGCCCGCCAGACGTTGCCTGATGGCATCAGCACCGCGTTTCAGGGCGAGGCCCAGGCCTTCCAGAGTTCGTTTTCGGGGTTGTGGCTGCTTCTGGCCATGGCCATCGTGGTCATCTACATCGTGTTGGGCATCCTGTATGAGAGCTTCATCCACCCCTTCACCATCCTGTCGGGGCTGCCCTCGGCGGGCGTGGGGGCGCTTTTGACGCTCTACGTGTTCGGGGAGGATTTGAACATCTATGGGTTCGTGGGCATCATCATGCTGATCGGCATCGTCAAGAAAAACGCCATCATGATGATCGACTTCGCCCTTGAGGCCCAGCGGGCCGGAAAGCTCGACCCGGCCCAGGCCATTTTTGAAGGCGCGCTGGTGCGGTTTCGGCCGATCATGATGACCACCATGGCGGCGCTGATGGGCACGTTGCCCATTGCGCTCGGCATGGGGGCCGGGGCCGAGGCCCGGCGTCCCCTGGGCCTGGCGGTGGTGGGGGGGCTTGTGGTGTCGCAGCTTTTGACGCTGTACTTCACGCCGATCTACTACATCTACCTGGATCGGTTCCAGTCGTGGCTGGGGCGGCTTTTCGGGCGCAAGGCCAAGGCGAAGGAAGCCGAGGCGGCGGGGTAGGGCTGGCCGCACGAATGAATCGACGGGCAAAGCCCCCCGGGCGTGATCGCGTCCGGGGGGCTTTTTGCGACGAAGCGCCAGAAGAACGATCTGGCGCTAATTTTAGATCGTATGGAGCATCATTTCCCATCTTTGATCTTGAGGACATCCTTTACCTCTCCATGTCGCGTATGATAACTGCGACGACCAGAAAGGATTCGTGAGAACGTAAAGTTGCAAAGCGGTGGGTCTTTTTCGCTGAGTCCGGAGCTATGAATTTATATTCGGCACGATTTCTTGATATTATTAAATTGTGACGTATATTTTCCCCGTAGAAAGGGGATAGTCATGCGAAAATGTATCACATTGGTGTCTTTTCTGACGGTATTTTGCTTATCTATGGCAGCAAGAATATCCTTTGCTGGAGATATCAGAGGTGAATGGCGCATTCACTGGCCAAATAGAACTGTGAACAGCATGACACTGAAAGGGAATTTAGATGCGTTGTATGGCGTCTATATCGATGACGCGGGGAATTCATGCCTTGTGTTAGGATCTGGGGACAAACAGTCCGTCTCCTTTGTCATCCAGTGTGAGACATGGACGGCGAACTGCAAGGGAATGTTGTCGCCAGCGGATGTTCTCGAAGGTTCCTTCCATACCGATCTCGGGATGACCGGCAAATATCGGATGGTTCGATGATACGACAACAGGATATCTTTCAGCATATCCCCTCAGCCGGAAGGGCAACGATAGCGGGGGAGGCTGGGTATGGGGAGAGCCCATATCCTCAGGGCGCGACCATCCTCTCACCCCGCCACTTCACCCGCATTCCCTTTCCCCGCGCCCCGAGACTTTGGGGTACGCGGCCTTAATACCCGCCAGCGACAAAGACAAGTTACTTCATACCGGCTGTCGGCGCGGATTCCTCGATACGCTCCAGGGCCGTGGAGACGGCCTGGGGCGAAATGTTCACCGACCCTGAAAACGGGGTGTTGATGTCGTAGATGAAATACATGCACGACAGGATAGTGAAAATGGCGATGCTTTCCACGACGTGTTTTCGCATGCCGTTTTTTGCCCCTGTCGCATTCAGTTCCAGGCAGATCCCGACAAACCCGATGATCATGATGATCCACACCGGCGGATACAGATTCCCGGACAGGGACAAGGCCCGCGCCGCGCGCAGTTTCGAAGACAGCATCAGCGTCGTGCCGAGTTCGACATAGAGGGAATTGTCTTCCTTGTCTCCCGGCTTCAAGGCGCGGAAGGCATCCCAGACCGTGTCGAAATGCTGCTTCGAAATGGCGGACATGGCGTTTTCCTTGTCCATGGACGGCCACTCGTCCTGCACGATGCTTTCCAGATATGCCGCCACGGCATTGCGAAACCCGCTGGAGTCGTTAAAATTGCGGGAGATGTAGCTGGCGACGAGCAGGGCGTTGGCCTCTTCGGCGAGGTTCATCTTGGCGGTGTTGAACGTGCTCCACAGGGTCACGATGCAAAATCCGATGAAAAAAGCATAGATCGAGCCGAAAAGGGAAAAGATGGTTCCGCTGACGCTGCAGGCGGGTTTTCCTTCGGTAGCCCTGGCGACACGGTTTTTCAGGGCCAGATACATTGTGGGCACGGCAATGCTTATGCAGGCAATCGCGCCGAATGTGAGCAGATAATTGAGCATGGGCAGCCGTCCTTCCCGCACAAAACGTCGTTTTGCCTGACACGCGCCGCAACCGGGAGACTATCTGCCCGGCCGCCACACCTCTTTGACCGTATACGCCCCGCCCGTCACCGCGATGATCGACACGGCCTTTTTGGGCACGCCGCTTTTGCGGCTGTAATCGATCCTGCCGGTCACGCCCTCGAAATGCCGCGTGCCGCGGAGGGCCTGACGCAAGGTCTGGGTGTCGCCTTTTCCGGCCCGGCCGCAGGCATCGGCCACAAGCATCACGGCGTCGTAGCCCAGGGCGGCAAAGGCGCTCTCCGGCGCCACGCCGTATTCGGCCCGGTAGTCGGCGATGAATTGTTGCACCTTAGGACGGGCGTCGCCGCGAAAGGTGTGGGTGGAGAAATACACGCCATGGGCCAAATCCGGTCCCGGAACGGTCGCCACGAGTTCGGTGTCGAAGCCGTCGCCGGACAGGATGGGCAGCTTCAGACCGGCCTGGCGAATCTGCTTCACGATCACCCCGGCCTCGTCCGGCACGGCGGCCACAAACACCGCGTCGGGCTTTGGCTCGGCCTTTTGCAGGCGCTCGACCAGGGCCGAAAAGTCCCGGTCCCCGGCCTTGAATTCGTCCGTCAGGACCACCTCGCCGCCCTTGGCCCGGAAACGCTTCTCAAAATAGCGGGAAAGCGCCGTGGTGAAGTCCATGGACATGTCGGTCCACACGGCGACCCGCTTCAGGCCCAGATCCTCCCGGGCGTAGTCGGCGATGGCGTGGGCCTGGTCGTCGTCGCCGAAGGGAACCATGAAGAAATTCGCGCCCAGCCGTTTGGGCAGGTCAGGAAGCGTGGCCCCGGAGGTGATGAAGGGCACGCCTTTCTCCATGAAAAGCGGCGCGGCGGCCAGTACGAAATTCGTGTCGCCGTAGCCGATGCCCGCCGCCACGCCTGCGTCCAGGGCCTTCCCGGCCGCAGCGGCCGCCGCCTGCGGGTCGCTGGCGGTGTCGAAGACCACCAGTTCGATGGGCCTGCCGCCGACGCCGCCCTGGGCGTTCATGTGTTTGGCGGCCAGCTTCGCGCCGCGCAGGCCCGGGGTATCGATGGAGCTCATGCCGCCGGTTGTGTTGTACAGGGCGGCGACCTTTATGGGGGCGGCCGCCGCGGCACAGTGGGCGATGAGACAGAGGGCGCAGGCCAGAAGCGGGATACGCGCGATGGGCATGAGGCTCTCCTTGGTGTGGCGATTGCGGGGATATGTTCCCGCCGCCCTTTATCATACGGCCTGGGGAACGGGAATATCCCTGTGACGCCTGCGGTGTCATCCAGCCTGGGATTCCAGAGGGATGTTCCTCGCGGAATGGCCCTGGCGCCTGATCGCGACCGGCTTGGCCTGCGCCGCGGACGTCACATTCGGAAGCCCCAGAGGCCGGGCCATGATGTCGGAGCTCCTCTGATGACCAGTAAAACAAACCCCCCCTCCCGGCGAACCGGAAGGGGGGATGTGTACGGTGGAGACGGGACGCGGGAGCGCCCAGAACCCTCTAGAGGATCTGCTCCAGGAACTTCTGCGTGCGCGGATGCTCGGGTGCGGTGAAGAACTTGGCGGGCGGGGCTTCCTCCACGATGCGGCCGCCGTCCATGAAGATGATCCTGTCGGCCACCTCCCGGGCGAACCCCATTTCGTGGGTCACCACCACCATGGTCATGCCCTCCCGGGCCAGGGCGGCCATGACGTCCAAGACCTCGCCGATCATCTCCGGATCGAGCGCCGAGGTGGGTTCGTCGAAAAGCATGATTTTGGGGCTCATGGCCAGGGCCCGGGCGATGGCTACCCGCTGCTGCTGGCCGCCCGAGAGCTTCACCGGGAACACGTCGGCCTTGTCCGGGATGCCCACCTTCTCAAGCAGCCGCCGGGCCATGGCCTCGGCCTCGGCCACGGGCATTTTTTTGAGCTTTTGGGGGGCGATGGTCAGATTGCGCAGCACGGTCATGTGCGGGAAGAGGTTGAAGCTCTGAAAGACCATGCCCACTTCCATGCGCACCTTGTTGATGTCCACGCTTGGCGAATACAGGTCGAAGCCGTCCACCACGATGGACCCGGCGGTGATGCTTTCCAGGCGGTTGATGGTCCGAAGCAACGTGGACTTGCCCGAGCCGCTGGGGCCGATGATGACCACCTTTTCTCCGGGTTCGATGAAAAGGTCCACCTCGGACAGGGCCGCCACCGTGTCGAAATGCTTGCTGACGTTTTCGACGCGGATGATGGGGTTAGCGGGTGACATGGCGCGAAAGCCTCTCTTCCATGATGCTCACCAGTTTGGAGAGGATCAGGGTGATGATGAGATAGATGAGGGCCACCAGGGTGTAGGTCTCGAAGTACAAAAAGCTCTCCGAGGCGAATTCCCTTCCCCGGCGCAGGAGGTCGGAGACGGCCAGGATGGAGACCAGGGAGGTGTCCTTTAACAGCGCGATGAATTCGTTGCCGACCGGCGGCAGAATGGTCCGCCAGGCCTGGGGCAGGATCACGTAATACATGGTCTGCCAGCGGTTGAAGCCCAGGGAGCGGGCGGCCTCGGTCTGGCCGTGGGAGATGGACAGGATGCCCGCCCGGAACACCTCGCCCATGTAGGCCCCGTAACAGAAGCTCATGGCAACCACGGCGGCCACCATGTCCGGCACCTTCACGAACTGGCCCAGGGCGTAATAGATGTAGAACAGTTGGACCAGAAGCGGCACGCCGCGCACGATCTCCACATAGGTGGAGGCCACGAGGTTGATGACCTTGTTGCGCGAGATGCGCCCAAGTCCCGTCAAAAGCCCGATGACGATGGCCAAAAGGATGGAGAAGATGGTGACCTGGAAGGTGACCAGGATGCCGTCGGGCAGAAATTTGATCAGCCGCACATAGGGGGTGGGCCGGAAGATGAGCAGATAGGCCAGGGTGGCCACGGCGAAGAAAAAGGACAGCTTCCAGGCCGACACCAGCCCCCGGTCGCCCCGGGAGGGAATGGCCGCGCCGTCGCCGACTTCGATGACGACGGGTTTTATGTCCTGTGATCGTTTCTTGTCTTCGTTCATATCGCATGTCTTTTTGGTCGCGCGGCGGGGGAGACGCGGCGCGTCTGGCGAATCACGTGAGAAGGCGCGCCGCTCTCCATGGAAAGCGGCGCGCCCAGGCGGCCTGCGTTTACTGGCCGATCCACTTCTTCTGGAGTTCCTTGTCGATGCCCTTGTCCTGGACGGCCTTGATGCCCTTGTTCACCAGGTCGAGCACTTCCTTGTTCCCCTTCTTCATGGCGATGCCGTAGAACTCGTCGCCAGCCTCGATGATCGTGGCGATCTTCAGGGCGTTCTTGTACTTGTCGTTTTGCAGGGCGTACTGGGCGGCGACGGGGTCGTCACACACCACGCCGTCGATGCGGCCGTTGAACAGATCCTCGAAGGCCAGGCCGACCTCGTCATAGGACTTGTCCTTGATGCCCTCGACCTTCTTGATGGCGAAGTGGCCGGTGGTGCTGATCTGGGCGCCCAGGGTCTTGCCCTTCATCTCCTCAATCTTCTTGACCGTGCTGTCCTTGGGGACCACCAGGGCCTGACGGACTTTGAAATAGGGGGTGGAGAAGTCCATGGCGTTTTTGCGCTCGTCGGTGATGGACACGGAGGAGCAGATGGCGTCGTAGTTTCCGGCGTCGAGACCGGCGAAGATGCCGTCCCAGGCCACGGCCTTGAACACCGGGGTGAATCCGGCTTCCTTGCCGGCGGCCTTCATATAGTCGACGGCGAAGCCGGTGATTTCCTTGTCGGGACCGACAAATTCCATGGGTGGCCAGGTGGCGTCCGTGGCGAACACGATGTCTTTGGCCAGGGCCGTGCCGGTCAGCAGCACGAGGGCCATCACGGTGAGCAGGGTCCGTTTGAACATGCGACTTTCTCCTTGCGGTTGGGGGGTTGCGGGATCGGTGCGGCCTGCCGGGCTATGCCGGAAAAATCCGTTTCTTTACGAAATCAGAAATATTTGTCCGAATCGTGGCAAAAAAACAAGTAAAAAAATCAATACAATCCGTAGG
Above is a genomic segment from Desulfolutivibrio sulfodismutans DSM 3696 containing:
- a CDS encoding amino acid ABC transporter ATP-binding protein, encoding MSPANPIIRVENVSKHFDTVAALSEVDLFIEPGEKVVIIGPSGSGKSTLLRTINRLESITAGSIVVDGFDLYSPSVDINKVRMEVGMVFQSFNLFPHMTVLRNLTIAPQKLKKMPVAEAEAMARRLLEKVGIPDKADVFPVKLSGGQQQRVAIARALAMSPKIMLFDEPTSALDPEMIGEVLDVMAALAREGMTMVVVTHEMGFAREVADRIIFMDGGRIVEEAPPAKFFTAPEHPRTQKFLEQIL
- a CDS encoding efflux RND transporter permease subunit, with translation MNPSALFINRPVTTTLIMLGLLLFGIMAYNRLPVSDLPNVDFPTIQVTANLAGANPETMASAVATPLEKEFSTIAGIDSMTSANSLGSSKITLQFSLERDIDAAAQDVQAAITAAMRQLPSDMTTPPTYRKVNPADQPILYLAISSPTLRLSDVNEYAETLMAQRISMVNGVAQVMVYGSRKYAVRIQLDPEALASRQIGVDEVNSAIKSGNVNLPVGTVAGPQREYTVHSSGKLMNAEAYGPLVVAWRNGAPVRLNEVAKVFDSVEQPRRANWYNFTPAMVLAIQRQPGTNTVGVAQAVKDLLPEFRSQLPAAVNLDILFDRSDSIKDSVGEVKFTLMLTVGLVIMVIFLFLRNLTATLIPSLALPMSVVGTFAVMYQMGFSLNNISLMALTLAVGFVVDDAIVMLENIVRHMEQGKSPLQAAMDGSKEIFFTIVSMTISLAAVFLPVLFMGGVVGRLFHEFAVTISSAILISGFVSLTLTPMLCKLMLKPHGHGQKHGRFYRLMESVFEGMRRIYEKTLRATINHKLPVLLFSFLLVGASVYLFRIVPKGFVPSEDNGGLQAVVEGEQGIAIEAMVGHQKKLMDVISKDPSVQAFMSVVGAGGPNSAGNTGRLMIRLKPRDERPDHANEVMQRLRGKLSQVPGVRVFLQNPPPIKVGGMATKGQYQLTLQSPNIEELYREGSVLEERLRGLPLLQDVNSDLEIKNPQLNVTIDRDKASSLGISAYQIEDALATAYGNREVSTIYASNSTYKVMVELDPKYQANPDALALLYVRSKDGKLVTMDTLASWTVAAGPLSVNHSGQLPSVTLSFNLRPGVSLGDAVSTVEDVARQTLPDGISTAFQGEAQAFQSSFSGLWLLLAMAIVVIYIVLGILYESFIHPFTILSGLPSAGVGALLTLYVFGEDLNIYGFVGIIMLIGIVKKNAIMMIDFALEAQRAGKLDPAQAIFEGALVRFRPIMMTTMAALMGTLPIALGMGAGAEARRPLGLAVVGGLVVSQLLTLYFTPIYYIYLDRFQSWLGRLFGRKAKAKEAEAAG
- a CDS encoding ABC transporter substrate-binding protein, producing MPIARIPLLACALCLIAHCAAAAAPIKVAALYNTTGGMSSIDTPGLRGAKLAAKHMNAQGGVGGRPIELVVFDTASDPQAAAAAAGKALDAGVAAGIGYGDTNFVLAAAPLFMEKGVPFITSGATLPDLPKRLGANFFMVPFGDDDQAHAIADYAREDLGLKRVAVWTDMSMDFTTALSRYFEKRFRAKGGEVVLTDEFKAGDRDFSALVERLQKAEPKPDAVFVAAVPDEAGVIVKQIRQAGLKLPILSGDGFDTELVATVPGPDLAHGVYFSTHTFRGDARPKVQQFIADYRAEYGVAPESAFAALGYDAVMLVADACGRAGKGDTQTLRQALRGTRHFEGVTGRIDYSRKSGVPKKAVSIIAVTGGAYTVKEVWRPGR
- a CDS encoding basic amino acid ABC transporter substrate-binding protein; protein product: MFKRTLLTVMALVLLTGTALAKDIVFATDATWPPMEFVGPDKEITGFAVDYMKAAGKEAGFTPVFKAVAWDGIFAGLDAGNYDAICSSVSITDERKNAMDFSTPYFKVRQALVVPKDSTVKKIEEMKGKTLGAQISTTGHFAIKKVEGIKDKSYDEVGLAFEDLFNGRIDGVVCDDPVAAQYALQNDKYKNALKIATIIEAGDEFYGIAMKKGNKEVLDLVNKGIKAVQDKGIDKELQKKWIGQ
- a CDS encoding amino acid ABC transporter permease yields the protein MNEDKKRSQDIKPVVIEVGDGAAIPSRGDRGLVSAWKLSFFFAVATLAYLLIFRPTPYVRLIKFLPDGILVTFQVTIFSILLAIVIGLLTGLGRISRNKVINLVASTYVEIVRGVPLLVQLFYIYYALGQFVKVPDMVAAVVAMSFCYGAYMGEVFRAGILSISHGQTEAARSLGFNRWQTMYYVILPQAWRTILPPVGNEFIALLKDTSLVSILAVSDLLRRGREFASESFLYFETYTLVALIYLIITLILSKLVSIMEERLSRHVTR
- a CDS encoding bestrophin-like domain, with amino-acid sequence MLNYLLTFGAIACISIAVPTMYLALKNRVARATEGKPACSVSGTIFSLFGSIYAFFIGFCIVTLWSTFNTAKMNLAEEANALLVASYISRNFNDSSGFRNAVAAYLESIVQDEWPSMDKENAMSAISKQHFDTVWDAFRALKPGDKEDNSLYVELGTTLMLSSKLRAARALSLSGNLYPPVWIIMIIGFVGICLELNATGAKNGMRKHVVESIAIFTILSCMYFIYDINTPFSGSVNISPQAVSTALERIEESAPTAGMK
- a CDS encoding efflux RND transporter periplasmic adaptor subunit produces the protein MLALAAWSCNGGDKAAGPKAARAVPVAVATAVKKTVPVNIQAVGNVESMASVSVKTQVGGLIMEQYVVDGQDVAEGDKLFLIDPRPFELSLAEAEAKIERDRALLQNAEEDLARYARLKEKDVISKESYDHTLAQARTLRGTIKVSEAERDRAKLDLEYAHVRSPITGRVGAILLHKGNVIKANDDRVLVVINRIRPIYVSFSVPERYLPGIMARMKAGPVTVTAQADGEATTETGVLSALNNTVDTTTGAIRLKASFTNADAALWPGQFVRVTIALDQRQGVVVPTPAVQEGLRGPYLYVVKPDNTVEPRDLKIYGIVGGETVLNEGVADGEVVVTDGQLRLTPGAAVEAKGGPGAAKEAGAGPTAAKAAETPGKEGSK